A stretch of the Streptococcus oralis genome encodes the following:
- the yidD gene encoding membrane protein insertion efficiency factor YidD has translation MKRILIAPVRFYQRFISPAFPPSCRFEPTCSNYMIQAIEKHGFKGVLMGLARILRCHPWSKIGKDPVPDHFCLRRNQEKK, from the coding sequence ATGAAACGAATCTTAATAGCACCAGTACGCTTTTACCAACGTTTTATCTCACCAGCCTTTCCACCCTCTTGTCGTTTTGAGCCTACTTGTTCCAACTACATGATCCAGGCTATTGAAAAACATGGTTTCAAGGGTGTTTTGATGGGCTTGGCTCGGATTTTGCGTTGTCATCCTTGGTCGAAAATAGGCAAAGATCCTGTGCCAGACCACTTTTGCCTCAGACGAAATCAAGAAAAAAAATAA
- a CDS encoding ABC transporter permease: MKLSHILTGLLLLLVFLSISIGTSDFSWEKLFAFDQQTWLLFQESRLPRTISILLAASSMSMAGLLMQTITQNQFAAPSTVGTTEAAKLGMVLSLFVFPSASLTQKMLFAFGSSILFTLFFLAFMTIFSIKERWMLPLIGIIYSGIIGSVTEVIAYRFNLVQSMTAWTQGSFSMIQTHQYEWLFLGLIILIAVWKLSQTFTIMNLGKETSESLGISYSLLEKLALFLVALTTSVTMITVGALPFLGVIVPNLVRKRYGDNLSQTKLIVALVGANLVLACDILSRVLIRPYELSVSLLLGIIGSLVFILLLWRGGQKDAV, from the coding sequence ATGAAACTCTCTCATATTTTAACAGGCTTACTTCTACTCCTGGTCTTTCTCTCCATTAGTATTGGAACCAGTGATTTTTCGTGGGAAAAGCTCTTTGCTTTTGACCAGCAAACCTGGCTTCTCTTTCAAGAGTCGCGTCTTCCAAGAACCATCAGTATTCTCCTTGCAGCCTCTAGTATGAGCATGGCAGGACTCCTCATGCAGACCATTACCCAAAATCAGTTTGCTGCTCCGAGTACAGTCGGAACGACAGAAGCTGCCAAACTGGGAATGGTGTTGAGTCTCTTTGTCTTTCCGTCTGCGAGTCTGACCCAAAAGATGCTCTTTGCTTTTGGCTCATCCATCTTATTTACCCTCTTCTTCCTAGCCTTTATGACTATTTTTTCTATAAAGGAAAGGTGGATGTTGCCCTTGATCGGGATCATCTATAGTGGGATTATCGGTTCTGTCACAGAAGTTATCGCCTATCGTTTCAATCTGGTTCAGAGTATGACGGCCTGGACCCAGGGCTCCTTCTCCATGATTCAGACCCATCAGTATGAGTGGCTTTTCTTAGGCCTCATCATCCTGATAGCCGTTTGGAAATTATCCCAAACCTTTACCATCATGAATCTGGGCAAGGAAACCAGTGAGAGTTTGGGGATTTCTTACTCCCTACTTGAAAAGCTGGCCCTCTTTCTGGTGGCGCTAACGACAAGTGTCACCATGATTACCGTGGGTGCCTTGCCATTTCTCGGGGTCATCGTTCCCAATCTTGTCCGCAAGCGCTATGGAGATAATCTGAGTCAAACCAAACTCATCGTCGCTCTGGTCGGCGCCAATCTGGTTCTGGCCTGCGATATCCTCTCTCGAGTCTTGATTCGGCCCTATGAGCTGTCTGTCAGTCTCCTACTAGGAATCATCGGTAGCCTCGTCTTTATCCTACTTCTCTGGAGAGGAGGACAAAAGGATGCAGTTTAA
- a CDS encoding segregation/condensation protein A: MDIKLKDFEGPLDLLLHLVSKYQMDIYDVPITEVIEQYLAYVSTLQAMRLEVTGEYMVMASQLMLIKSRKLLPKVAEVTDLEDDLEQDLLSQIEEYRKFKLLGEHLEAKHQDRAQYYSKAPTELIYEDAELVHDKTTIDLFLAFSNILAKKKEEFTQNHTTILRDEYKIEDMMLIVKESLTGRDQLRLQDLFKEAQNVQEVITLFLATLELIKTQELILVQEESFGDIYLMEKKEESQEAQARLDREER, translated from the coding sequence ATGGATATTAAATTAAAAGATTTTGAAGGGCCGCTGGACTTACTCTTGCACCTGGTTTCTAAGTACCAGATGGATATTTACGATGTGCCCATTACAGAAGTTATCGAACAGTATCTAGCCTATGTCTCAACTCTGCAGGCCATGCGTCTGGAAGTGACGGGCGAGTATATGGTCATGGCTAGTCAGCTGATGCTGATCAAGAGTCGCAAGCTCTTGCCAAAGGTAGCAGAAGTGACAGACTTGGAGGATGACCTGGAGCAGGACCTTCTCTCCCAAATCGAAGAATACCGCAAGTTCAAACTCCTGGGTGAGCACTTGGAGGCTAAGCACCAAGATCGGGCTCAGTACTATTCCAAAGCGCCGACTGAGTTGATTTACGAAGATGCAGAGCTTGTACATGACAAGACGACCATTGACCTCTTTTTGGCTTTTTCAAATATCCTAGCCAAGAAAAAAGAGGAGTTCACTCAGAACCACACGACCATCCTGCGCGATGAGTATAAGATTGAGGACATGATGCTCATCGTAAAAGAGTCCTTGACTGGACGAGACCAGTTGCGCTTACAGGATTTGTTCAAGGAAGCCCAGAATGTTCAAGAGGTTATTACCCTCTTTTTGGCGACCTTAGAGTTAATCAAAACCCAGGAACTGATCCTCGTGCAAGAGGAGAGTTTCGGAGATATCTATCTCATGGAAAAGAAGGAAGAAAGTCAAGAGGCACAAGCTAGACTTGATAGAGAGGAAAGATGA
- a CDS encoding ABC transporter ATP-binding protein: MKLENIDKSIQKQDILQDISLEVSPQKLTAFIGPNGAGKSTLLSIMSRLTKKDQGILSIKGREIESWNSQELAKELTILKQKINYQAKLTVEELVSFGRFPYSRGRLRAEDWEKIRETLDYLELTNLKDRYIDSLSGGQLQRVFIAMVLAQDTDFILLDEPLNNLDIKQSVSMMQILRRLVEELGKTIIIVLHDINMASQYADEIVAFKDGQVFCKGTTAQIMQAGLLSQLYGIPITLADINGKKICIYS, from the coding sequence GTGAAACTGGAAAACATTGACAAATCCATTCAAAAACAGGATATTTTGCAAGACATTTCCCTTGAAGTCAGTCCTCAGAAACTGACAGCCTTTATTGGTCCAAATGGTGCTGGAAAATCAACTCTTCTCTCCATCATGAGCAGACTGACCAAGAAAGATCAGGGAATTCTCAGTATCAAAGGCCGTGAAATCGAGAGCTGGAATTCGCAAGAACTGGCCAAAGAGCTTACCATCCTAAAGCAGAAGATTAATTACCAAGCCAAATTGACTGTAGAAGAATTAGTCAGCTTTGGACGTTTTCCCTACAGTCGAGGTAGACTGAGAGCGGAAGACTGGGAAAAAATCCGAGAAACTCTAGACTATCTAGAACTGACCAACCTAAAAGACCGCTACATCGATAGTCTGTCTGGCGGACAGTTGCAACGTGTCTTTATCGCTATGGTACTAGCCCAGGATACAGACTTTATCTTGCTGGACGAACCGCTTAACAATCTCGATATCAAGCAAAGCGTCAGCATGATGCAGATCCTTCGGCGACTGGTGGAGGAACTTGGCAAAACCATTATCATCGTCCTACACGATATCAACATGGCTAGCCAATATGCGGATGAAATTGTTGCCTTCAAGGACGGTCAAGTCTTTTGCAAGGGAACGACTGCTCAAATCATGCAGGCTGGCCTGCTCAGTCAACTCTATGGGATCCCCATTACGCTGGCTGATATCAATGGCAAAAAGATCTGTATCTATAGCTAG
- a CDS encoding iron chelate uptake ABC transporter family permease subunit, protein MQFKSKHTKLFSLLIILAIGACLLYFWPITNLSVFAWKLRSQKIIVYLLVAIATGISTISFQTLTENRFLTPSILGIESFYVLLQTLLLIFESKFLQLGKSPVLEFLILLLLQSLFFLALQGYLKTLMKQNLVFILLICLALGSLFRNISTFLQVLMDPNEYDKLQNNLFASFQHLNTSILAISSLIILALTIFFFRKAVVLDVLHLQRETAQILGLDVEKEQRELLWGIVLLTSTATALVGPMAFFGFMLANLTYLIVKDYRHKLLFILAILIGFISLTLGQALIERVFALEIRISMIIESVGGLLFFILLYRRARR, encoded by the coding sequence ATGCAGTTTAAAAGCAAACATACCAAACTCTTCAGCCTTCTCATTATCCTGGCCATCGGAGCTTGTCTCCTCTACTTTTGGCCTATCACTAACCTGTCTGTCTTTGCCTGGAAGCTGCGTTCCCAAAAAATCATCGTTTATCTCTTGGTAGCCATCGCGACAGGGATTTCGACCATTAGTTTTCAAACCCTGACGGAAAATCGCTTTCTGACGCCAAGTATTTTGGGAATCGAATCCTTCTATGTCCTGCTACAGACCCTGCTACTGATATTTGAAAGCAAATTTCTACAGCTTGGGAAGTCGCCTGTCTTAGAATTTCTAATCTTGCTTCTGCTTCAATCCCTCTTCTTTCTCGCCTTACAAGGTTACTTGAAGACGCTGATGAAGCAAAATTTGGTTTTCATTCTGCTAATCTGCCTAGCCCTGGGAAGTCTCTTTCGAAATATCAGTACCTTCCTACAAGTTCTGATGGATCCAAATGAATACGATAAACTGCAGAACAATCTCTTTGCCTCCTTTCAGCATCTCAACACTTCCATCCTAGCCATCAGTTCTCTGATCATCCTTGCCTTGACAATCTTTTTCTTTCGAAAAGCAGTCGTTCTGGATGTCTTGCACCTGCAAAGAGAAACGGCTCAGATACTGGGACTCGATGTTGAAAAAGAACAGAGAGAACTCCTCTGGGGTATCGTGCTTTTGACCTCAACAGCCACTGCCTTGGTAGGGCCTATGGCCTTCTTCGGCTTTATGCTGGCCAATCTTACCTACCTAATCGTCAAAGATTATCGGCACAAGTTGCTCTTTATCCTAGCCATTCTGATTGGATTTATTAGTTTGACCTTGGGGCAAGCCCTCATTGAACGAGTCTTTGCTTTGGAAATTCGCATCAGCATGATCATCGAGAGTGTGGGTGGTCTCTTATTCTTTATCTTACTTTACAGGAGGGCCCGTCGGTGA
- the pepA gene encoding glutamyl aminopeptidase: protein MTTLFSKIKEVTELAAISGHEAPVRTYLREKLTPHVDEVVTDGLGGIFGIKHSEAADAPRVLVASHMDEVGFMVSEIKPDGTFRVVEIGGWNPMVVSSQRFKLFTRNGREIPVISGSVPPHLTRGTGGPTMPAISDIIFDGGFADKAEAESFGIRPGDTIVPDSSAILTANEKNIISKAWDNRYGVLMVSELAEALSGQKLGNELYLGSNVQEEVGLRGAHTSTTKFDPEVFLAVDCSPAGDVYGGQGKIGDGTLIRFYDPGHLLLPGMKDFLLTTAEEAGIKYQYYCGKGGTDAGAAHLKNGGVPSTTIGVCARYIHSHQTLYAMDDFLEAQAFLQALVKKLDRSTVDLIKNY, encoded by the coding sequence ATGACAACATTATTTTCAAAAATCAAAGAAGTAACAGAGCTTGCTGCGATCTCAGGCCACGAAGCGCCTGTCCGGACTTATCTTCGTGAAAAGTTGACACCGCACGTGGATGAAGTAGTGACAGATGGCTTAGGTGGTATTTTCGGTATCAAGCATTCAGAAGCTGCGGATGCGCCACGCGTCTTGGTCGCATCTCACATGGACGAAGTTGGTTTTATGGTCAGCGAGATTAAGCCAGACGGAACCTTCCGTGTGGTTGAAATCGGTGGCTGGAACCCTATGGTGGTCAGCAGCCAACGCTTTAAACTCTTTACTCGTAACGGTCGTGAAATTCCTGTGATCTCAGGTTCTGTCCCTCCACATTTGACTCGTGGAACAGGTGGACCAACCATGCCAGCTATCTCTGATATCATTTTTGATGGTGGTTTTGCAGACAAGGCTGAGGCAGAAAGTTTTGGCATTCGTCCTGGTGATACCATCGTGCCAGATAGCTCAGCGATCTTAACAGCCAATGAAAAAAATATCATTTCAAAAGCTTGGGACAACCGCTACGGTGTTCTTATGGTTAGTGAGCTAGCAGAAGCTTTGTCAGGTCAAAAACTCGGAAATGAACTCTATCTTGGCTCTAACGTCCAAGAAGAAGTTGGGCTTCGTGGCGCTCATACTTCTACAACTAAGTTTGACCCAGAAGTCTTTCTGGCAGTTGACTGTTCACCTGCTGGTGATGTTTATGGTGGTCAAGGCAAGATTGGGGATGGAACTTTGATTCGTTTCTATGATCCAGGTCACTTGCTCCTCCCAGGTATGAAGGATTTCCTTTTGACAACGGCTGAAGAAGCTGGCATCAAGTACCAATACTACTGTGGAAAAGGTGGAACGGACGCTGGAGCAGCTCATCTGAAAAATGGTGGTGTCCCATCAACAACCATCGGTGTCTGCGCTCGTTATATCCACTCTCACCAAACTCTCTACGCTATGGATGACTTTCTAGAAGCCCAAGCTTTCTTGCAAGCCTTGGTGAAAAAATTGGATCGTTCAACGGTTGATTTGATTAAAAATTATTAA
- a CDS encoding pseudouridine synthase, with amino-acid sequence MRINKYIAHAGVASRRKAEELIKQGLVTVNGQVVRELATTIKSGDKVEVEGQPIYNEEKVYYLLNKPRGVISSVTDDKGRKTVVDLLPNVKERIYPVGRLDWDTSGVLILTNDGDFTDEMIHPRNEIDKVYVARVKGVANKDNLRPLTRGLEIDGKKTKPAVYEILKMDPVKNRSVVQLTIHEGRNHQVKKMFEAVGLQVDKLSRTRFGHLDLTGLRPGEARRLNKKEISQLHTMAVTKK; translated from the coding sequence ATGAGAATCAATAAATATATTGCCCACGCAGGTGTGGCCAGTAGGAGAAAAGCAGAAGAGTTGATCAAGCAAGGTTTGGTGACCGTCAACGGCCAAGTGGTGCGTGAACTCGCAACCACCATCAAGTCAGGCGACAAGGTCGAAGTTGAAGGTCAACCTATCTACAACGAAGAAAAGGTCTACTATCTGCTTAATAAACCACGTGGAGTGATTTCCAGTGTGACAGATGACAAGGGTCGCAAGACTGTTGTGGATCTCTTGCCTAATGTTAAAGAACGCATTTACCCTGTGGGACGTTTGGACTGGGATACATCAGGTGTTTTAATTTTGACCAATGATGGGGACTTTACGGATGAAATGATTCACCCCCGTAATGAGATTGACAAAGTCTATGTCGCGCGTGTTAAAGGTGTGGCTAATAAGGACAATCTCCGCCCCTTGACCCGTGGTCTTGAGATTGATGGCAAGAAAACCAAGCCAGCTGTTTATGAAATTCTCAAAATGGATCCAGTCAAAAATCGCTCAGTAGTGCAGTTGACCATCCATGAAGGGCGCAACCATCAGGTTAAAAAGATGTTTGAAGCTGTCGGCCTCCAAGTGGATAAGTTGTCTCGGACACGTTTTGGGCATCTAGACTTGACGGGGCTTCGTCCAGGTGAAGCTCGTCGCCTCAATAAAAAAGAAATCAGCCAACTACACACCATGGCTGTAACCAAGAAATAA
- the scpB gene encoding SMC-Scp complex subunit ScpB codes for MSTLAEIEALLFVAGEDGIRVRQLAELLSLPPTGIQQSLEKLAQKYEKDQESSLSLIETGGAYRLVTKPQFAAILKEYSKAPINQSLSRAALETLSIIAYKQPITRIEIDAIRGVNSSGALAKLQAFELIREDGKKEVLGRPNLYVTTDYFLDYMGINHLEELPVIDELEIQAQESQLFGERIEEDENQ; via the coding sequence ATGAGTACTTTAGCAGAAATAGAAGCGCTCTTGTTTGTAGCAGGTGAAGATGGGATTCGGGTCCGTCAGTTGGCTGAACTCCTCTCTCTGCCACCGACAGGCATCCAACAGAGTTTAGAAAAATTAGCCCAGAAATATGAAAAAGACCAAGAGTCGAGCTTGTCCCTGATCGAGACAGGTGGCGCTTACAGATTGGTCACCAAGCCTCAATTTGCAGCGATTTTGAAGGAATATTCAAAGGCACCTATCAACCAGAGTTTGTCTCGGGCTGCCCTTGAGACCTTGTCCATCATTGCCTACAAGCAACCGATTACCCGAATTGAGATTGATGCTATTCGTGGGGTTAATTCTAGTGGAGCTCTAGCTAAGCTACAAGCTTTTGAATTGATAAGAGAAGATGGAAAAAAAGAAGTTTTGGGCCGCCCCAACCTCTATGTGACTACGGATTATTTCCTAGATTACATGGGGATTAACCATTTGGAAGAACTGCCAGTGATTGATGAGCTTGAGATTCAAGCCCAAGAAAGCCAATTATTTGGTGAAAGGATAGAAGAAGATGAGAATCAATAA
- a CDS encoding bacteriocin immunity protein produces MAEPNLESLIRDLYNHARQGLSEDLVAALLETAKKLPTTNEQLLAVRLSGLVTRELLTNPKHPAPELINLARFIKREEAKYRGTAVSAIMFGELFKKL; encoded by the coding sequence ATGGCAGAACCAAACCTAGAAAGCCTTATAAGAGATCTCTACAACCATGCTCGTCAGGGTTTGAGTGAAGATTTAGTTGCTGCTCTCCTAGAGACTGCTAAAAAACTACCCACTACAAATGAGCAGTTACTAGCAGTCCGTCTCTCAGGACTGGTCACCCGTGAATTGCTCACCAATCCCAAACACCCAGCACCTGAATTGATAAACTTGGCGCGTTTTATCAAAAGAGAAGAAGCCAAGTATAGGGGCACTGCAGTTTCTGCTATCATGTTTGGAGAACTCTTTAAAAAGCTTTGA
- a CDS encoding siderophore ABC transporter substrate-binding protein, producing MKTSLKLYLTALAASFLLLLGACSTNTNSSTSQTETSSSAPTEITIKSSLDEVKLSKIPEKIVTFDLGAADTIRALGFEKNIVGMPTKTVPTYLNDLAGNVNNVGSMVEPDLEAIAALEPDLIIASPRTQKFVDKFKEIAPTVLFQASKDDYWTSTKANIESLASAFGETGTQKAKEELANLDKSIQEVATKNESSDKKALAILLNEGKMAAFGAQSRFSFLYQTLKFNPTDTKFEDSRHGQEVSFESVKEINPDILFVINRTLAIGGDNSSNDGVLENALIAETPAAKNGKIIQLTPDLWYLSGGGLESTKLMIEDAQKALK from the coding sequence ATGAAAACATCCCTTAAACTTTATCTCACTGCCCTAGCTGCCAGCTTCTTGCTCTTACTTGGTGCATGTAGTACAAATACAAATTCAAGCACTAGCCAGACAGAGACAAGTAGCTCTGCTCCAACAGAGATAACTATTAAAAGTTCACTAGATGAGGTCAAACTTTCAAAGATTCCTGAAAAGATTGTGACCTTTGACCTTGGTGCTGCGGATACTATTCGCGCTTTAGGTTTTGAAAAGAATATCGTCGGAATGCCTACAAAAACTGTTCCGACTTACCTAAACGATCTTGCAGGAAATGTCAACAATGTGGGTTCCATGGTTGAACCAGACCTAGAAGCCATTGCTGCTCTTGAACCGGATTTGATTATCGCTTCTCCACGTACCCAAAAATTCGTAGACAAGTTCAAAGAAATCGCTCCAACCGTGCTCTTCCAAGCAAGCAAGGACGACTACTGGACTTCTACCAAGGCCAACATCGAATCTCTAGCAAGCGCCTTTGGTGAAACTGGTACACAGAAAGCCAAGGAAGAATTGGCTAACCTGGACAAGAGCATCCAAGAAGTCGCAACTAAAAACGAAAGTTCTGACAAAAAAGCCCTTGCTATCCTCCTCAATGAAGGAAAAATGGCTGCCTTTGGTGCCCAATCGCGTTTCTCTTTCTTGTATCAAACCTTAAAATTCAACCCAACTGACACCAAATTTGAAGACTCTCGCCACGGACAAGAAGTCAGCTTTGAAAGTGTCAAAGAAATCAATCCTGACATCCTCTTTGTCATTAACCGTACCCTTGCCATTGGTGGGGACAACTCTAGCAACGATGGCGTCCTAGAAAATGCCCTCATCGCTGAAACTCCTGCTGCGAAAAATGGTAAAATCATCCAACTAACACCAGACCTCTGGTATCTAAGTGGTGGCGGTCTTGAATCAACTAAACTTATGATTGAAGACGCTCAAAAAGCTTTGAAATAA